Proteins encoded in a region of the Halothiobacillus diazotrophicus genome:
- the modB gene encoding molybdate ABC transporter permease subunit: MSLLDSAVDTAPILLTLEVAAISTAILLLIGTPIAWWLANMRSNARIFFEALVSLPLVLPPTVLGFYLIIALNPNGEITQFLRLFGFTGQLTFNKTGLVIGSVIYSLPFTVQPIMAAFEALPTQVVDAARTMRASFLDRFFTVIVPLARQGFLVGAVLTFAHTVGEFGVVLMVGGNIEGQTRTVSIAIFDHVESFEYAAAHQLSLLMLLFSVLVLMFVYALNRKLQPGRD; this comes from the coding sequence ATGTCGCTCCTGGATTCCGCCGTGGACACCGCACCGATCCTCCTGACCCTGGAGGTCGCGGCGATCAGCACGGCCATTCTGCTGCTCATCGGCACACCCATTGCCTGGTGGCTGGCCAACATGCGCTCCAATGCCCGGATATTCTTCGAGGCGCTGGTGTCCCTGCCGCTGGTCCTGCCGCCCACCGTGCTCGGCTTCTACCTCATCATCGCCCTCAATCCGAATGGCGAGATCACCCAGTTCCTACGCCTGTTCGGCTTCACGGGGCAGCTCACCTTCAACAAGACGGGCCTCGTGATCGGCTCGGTGATCTATTCCCTGCCGTTCACCGTCCAGCCGATCATGGCCGCCTTCGAAGCACTGCCGACCCAAGTCGTCGATGCCGCGCGGACGATGCGTGCCTCGTTCCTCGACCGGTTCTTCACGGTGATCGTGCCCCTGGCGCGGCAGGGATTCCTCGTCGGGGCGGTGCTCACCTTCGCCCATACGGTCGGGGAGTTCGGCGTCGTCCTGATGGTCGGCGGCAACATCGAAGGACAGACGCGCACGGTATCGATCGCGATCTTCGATCATGTCGAATCCTTCGAGTACGCCGCGGCCCATCAGCTCTCCCTGCTGATGCTGCTGTTCTCGGTACTGGTGCTGATGTTCGTCTACGCCCTCAACCGCAAACTGCAACCGGGGCGGGACTGA
- the modC gene encoding molybdenum ABC transporter ATP-binding protein, whose product MFQGHLQLSLPHFTLDSTPFAFDSSGVTVLFGRSGSGKSTFLRALAGLDRRTQGSLRFGDEVWQAGRKALPVERRDIGFVFQSAALLPHRNVRGNLDYAARRVPKDRQHGPAFAEIVERVGIADLLDRPTEFLSGGERQRVAIARALLMRPRLLMMDEPLSALDWQAKNDLLGLIANVIAEYRIPTLYITHAPVEVERLADRVVFMADGRIASIETLAEATHRVDSPLFTEEGPVSVLHGTLGPREVDGLAPFRAREKDAFTFWIGAPDSARAMVAATPVDTRLRVLARDVAIACQRQEGISMLNQLPCRITAISHEGDGAQPGRSVVFLALADGQSLLAELSHRSVENLSLKVDQTVFALIKTAALLDA is encoded by the coding sequence ATGTTCCAGGGACACCTGCAACTCAGCCTGCCGCATTTCACCCTCGACTCGACGCCGTTCGCCTTCGATAGCAGCGGCGTCACGGTGCTTTTCGGCCGATCCGGTTCGGGCAAGTCGACATTCCTGCGCGCTCTGGCGGGACTGGATCGGCGTACCCAGGGATCGCTGCGCTTCGGGGACGAAGTCTGGCAGGCCGGCCGAAAGGCCCTGCCCGTGGAGCGACGCGATATCGGATTCGTCTTCCAGAGCGCGGCCCTCTTGCCGCACAGGAACGTACGCGGGAATCTCGACTATGCCGCCCGGCGGGTACCGAAGGATCGGCAGCACGGACCGGCCTTTGCGGAAATCGTCGAGCGGGTGGGGATCGCGGATCTGCTGGACCGGCCGACCGAGTTTCTTTCCGGCGGAGAACGCCAGCGCGTGGCGATCGCCCGAGCGCTGCTGATGCGCCCCCGACTGTTGATGATGGACGAGCCCCTCTCCGCCCTGGACTGGCAGGCGAAGAACGACCTGCTCGGCCTGATCGCAAACGTGATCGCCGAATACCGGATCCCGACGCTCTACATCACTCATGCTCCTGTCGAGGTCGAACGACTCGCGGATCGGGTCGTGTTCATGGCCGACGGTCGCATCGCCTCCATCGAAACCCTCGCTGAGGCGACCCACCGGGTCGACTCCCCCCTGTTCACGGAGGAGGGGCCGGTCTCGGTGCTGCACGGCACGCTCGGCCCGCGCGAAGTGGATGGACTGGCACCGTTCCGCGCCCGTGAGAAAGACGCCTTCACCTTCTGGATCGGCGCCCCCGACAGCGCCCGGGCAATGGTCGCCGCCACGCCCGTGGACACCCGCCTGCGGGTTCTGGCCCGCGACGTCGCGATCGCCTGCCAGCGTCAGGAAGGCATCAGCATGCTCAATCAGCTTCCCTGCCGGATCACGGCCATCAGCCACGAAGGTGATGGCGCTCAACCGGGGCGGTCGGTCGTCTTCCTGGCGCTTGCCGACGGCCAGTCCCTGCTGGCGGAACTGAGTCACCGTTCGGTGGAGAATCTCAGTCTGAAGGTCGACCAAACGGTGTTCGCCCTGATCAAGACCGCCGCCCTGCTCGACGCCTGA
- the pstA gene encoding phosphate ABC transporter permease PstA codes for MSSASRPVGHSAGYLKRRITDLTIWGGAILSFSLLAFVLLHILGYVFVHGFPALHPDILTTDTQGIAGGLRNAITGSLLLSGGALILAVPIGVSAGIYLAEYGEGLPARVTRFLSDVLVGVPSIVLGYFGYITMVIGLGWRFSLLAGAITLAIMMLPYIARTSEMAFRAVPISLRESAYALGCPEWGVVWRILLPAARIPILTGVLMALAIALGETAPLLYTAGWSNYLWNGHFTHEGVGYLTYVIWSFIGEPYDSAHQLAYAAALLITLMVLAINVAARILLLRRR; via the coding sequence ATGAGCTCGGCCAGTCGCCCCGTGGGGCATTCGGCGGGCTACCTGAAACGCCGGATCACCGATCTGACGATCTGGGGGGGCGCGATCCTCAGCTTTTCCCTGCTGGCCTTCGTGCTCCTGCACATTCTGGGATACGTGTTCGTGCACGGGTTCCCGGCATTGCATCCGGATATCCTCACGACCGACACTCAGGGAATTGCCGGCGGATTGCGCAATGCCATCACCGGCTCGTTGCTGCTTTCCGGGGGCGCATTGATTCTGGCCGTGCCCATCGGAGTCAGTGCCGGCATCTATCTCGCCGAGTATGGCGAAGGACTGCCTGCCCGGGTGACGCGCTTTCTCTCGGATGTGCTGGTGGGTGTCCCCTCCATCGTGCTTGGATACTTCGGTTACATCACCATGGTGATCGGTCTGGGGTGGCGATTTTCCCTGCTGGCAGGGGCCATCACCCTGGCGATCATGATGCTGCCCTATATCGCAAGAACCAGCGAGATGGCATTTCGCGCCGTACCGATTTCCCTCCGGGAATCGGCCTATGCACTGGGTTGCCCGGAATGGGGGGTCGTTTGGCGGATTCTCCTGCCGGCGGCGCGCATACCAATTCTCACCGGCGTGCTGATGGCGCTCGCCATCGCATTGGGCGAGACGGCGCCGCTGCTGTATACGGCCGGGTGGTCGAATTATCTCTGGAACGGGCATTTCACCCACGAGGGCGTCGGTTATCTGACCTATGTGATCTGGAGCTTCATCGGCGAGCCTTACGACTCGGCCCATCAACTGGCCTATGCCGCGGCGCTGCTGATCACGCTGATGGTCCTGGCGATCAACGTCGCCGCTCGAATACTTTTGCTGCGCAGACGCTAG
- the pstC gene encoding phosphate ABC transporter permease subunit PstC, whose amino-acid sequence MLSIFSGFRFRWRVGLVASLLPLSLLVIVAFLLQAAWPAITFNGIGFLTHNSWNLGNMYADPVTIRGQEVLPRADYGVLFLVVGTLLSSLIALALAVPVGVLSAIFLAEGLRGAARGLGSFLVELLAAVPSVVYGLWGYLVLIPLLGHDLYPWMAHTLGPVLPMFRGPSGSGYGLLTAGILLAFMVVPLITASLRDALAATPAALREAGASMGASRMEVVRLILLRGQRNVVIGVTVLAFGRALGETMAVLMVSGNALNSLPKNIYDPVSTMAAFIASQLDSALQDPTGMAVHALAEIALLLMLISVLVNAAARGLLWLSGYRP is encoded by the coding sequence ATGCTGAGTATTTTCTCGGGCTTCCGGTTTCGTTGGCGGGTTGGATTGGTCGCGTCGCTGTTGCCGCTATCCCTCCTGGTGATCGTGGCGTTTCTGCTGCAGGCGGCCTGGCCAGCCATCACGTTCAATGGCATCGGGTTTCTGACGCATAACAGCTGGAATCTCGGAAACATGTATGCCGACCCCGTGACGATTCGGGGGCAGGAAGTGCTGCCGCGTGCCGATTATGGGGTGTTGTTCCTCGTGGTGGGCACGTTGCTCAGTTCACTGATCGCCCTGGCGCTGGCCGTTCCCGTCGGCGTGCTTTCGGCGATTTTTCTGGCCGAGGGGCTTCGGGGCGCCGCGCGCGGTCTTGGCTCCTTTCTGGTGGAGTTGCTGGCCGCGGTGCCCAGCGTGGTCTATGGGCTCTGGGGGTATCTCGTCCTGATCCCGCTGCTGGGACATGATCTCTATCCCTGGATGGCGCATACGCTGGGACCGGTGCTGCCGATGTTCCGCGGCCCGTCCGGCAGCGGGTACGGACTGCTGACGGCGGGTATTCTGCTCGCCTTCATGGTCGTGCCTCTGATTACCGCCAGTCTGCGCGATGCCCTGGCGGCGACCCCGGCCGCCTTGCGCGAGGCGGGCGCCAGCATGGGGGCTTCGCGGATGGAAGTCGTGCGTTTGATCCTTTTGCGTGGGCAACGCAATGTGGTGATCGGCGTTACGGTGCTCGCATTCGGGCGGGCGCTCGGCGAGACGATGGCTGTGTTGATGGTGAGTGGCAACGCATTGAACAGCCTGCCGAAGAATATTTACGATCCGGTATCCACCATGGCCGCCTTCATCGCATCGCAACTCGATAGCGCGCTGCAGGATCCGACCGGAATGGCCGTGCATGCCCTGGCGGAGATTGCCCTGTTGCTGATGTTGATTTCCGTGCTGGTCAATGCGGCGGCGCGGGGACTGCTGTGGTTGTCGGGGTATCGACCATGA
- the pstS gene encoding phosphate ABC transporter substrate-binding protein PstS: MSLKRVFKQSALRVAMIGVISGAALGAAGLAEAGSVSILETGSSLLYPLFNLWQPVYTKENPGVQLTTASTGSGTGQAQSMQGLAQIGASDAYLSGAQMKQHPSMLNIPMAISSQMVNYNVPGLNGDHLKLSGPVLADIYAGKVTMWNDPAIAKMNPGVKLPAHKIVAIHRTDGSGDTFIFTQYLSDSTPWWSDKYSYGTSVSWAPVQGNIGAVGNPGMVDALKNNPYSVAYIGVSFKKQIMDDHLGEARIENKAGHFVLPEIRNVKAAAAAMVPKTPADQRISLIFAPGAESYPIINYEYALVDSHQPSAEMSAALKKLLSWAISSNGGNAEHFMKSVNFVALPPSVVKQSTAQIDKIHA; this comes from the coding sequence ATGTCTCTGAAGCGTGTGTTCAAACAGTCCGCACTGCGTGTGGCAATGATTGGTGTGATTTCCGGGGCTGCCCTGGGGGCGGCGGGTCTGGCTGAGGCGGGTTCGGTCTCCATTCTGGAAACCGGTTCGAGCCTGTTGTATCCCCTGTTCAACCTGTGGCAACCGGTCTACACCAAGGAAAATCCAGGTGTTCAGCTGACGACGGCCAGTACCGGCAGCGGCACGGGACAGGCGCAGTCGATGCAGGGGCTGGCCCAGATCGGTGCGTCTGACGCTTATCTGAGCGGGGCGCAAATGAAGCAGCATCCTTCGATGCTCAACATCCCCATGGCCATTTCCAGCCAGATGGTGAACTACAACGTGCCGGGACTGAACGGCGATCATCTCAAGTTGAGCGGGCCGGTGTTGGCGGATATCTATGCCGGCAAGGTCACCATGTGGAACGATCCGGCCATCGCCAAGATGAACCCCGGCGTGAAGCTGCCTGCACACAAGATCGTGGCGATCCATCGGACCGACGGCTCGGGCGATACCTTCATCTTCACCCAATATCTGAGCGACTCGACCCCCTGGTGGTCGGACAAGTACAGCTATGGCACGTCGGTGAGCTGGGCGCCCGTACAGGGCAACATCGGCGCCGTGGGCAATCCGGGCATGGTCGACGCGCTGAAAAACAATCCGTATTCGGTGGCCTACATTGGCGTCAGCTTCAAGAAGCAGATCATGGATGACCATCTGGGCGAGGCCCGGATCGAAAACAAGGCCGGTCATTTCGTGTTGCCGGAAATCCGCAACGTGAAGGCCGCTGCCGCGGCCATGGTGCCGAAAACGCCGGCCGATCAGCGCATCAGCCTGATTTTCGCCCCGGGTGCCGAAAGCTATCCGATCATCAACTATGAATATGCGCTGGTCGATAGCCATCAGCCGTCTGCCGAGATGAGCGCGGCTTTGAAGAAGCTGCTTTCCTGGGCCATTTCCTCGAACGGCGGCAATGCCGAGCACTTCATGAAATCGGTGAATTTCGTGGCTCTGCCGCCGAGCGTCGTCAAGCAATCCACGGCACAGATCGACAAGATCCACGCCTGA
- a CDS encoding lysylphosphatidylglycerol synthase transmembrane domain-containing protein: MNRHRRRLLWMLLLAIVASLAVPILLGGRHLLEDLPKIAPGWGALLIGMVVLGWVFNSFRLRLLASGMGGQVPAVWSFGAVIATEFAGAASPAGAGGALTYVALLKQRGIRTAHAAAMYAIDHFMDGVFFVVAFPVALLSLALHGGFSDPAWLVAVTLALFGMGAGLFWLLLREHRFLIRMFGRVLRPFRLTAHRRRRMARWLMQFRQGVRLVLRLPRWQLLLLFMFCAGHWLLRYSILAVVISIIGSSVPWSYLFAVQGVLLLFGQISFLPGGAGGVELGYAALLSPFLDAETIGLSLLLWRMITYYFYLLAGLPVFLAMLGDRAWRLLSPADK, encoded by the coding sequence ATGAACCGACACCGGCGGCGATTGCTCTGGATGCTGCTGCTCGCGATCGTCGCCAGTCTGGCTGTTCCGATCCTGCTGGGCGGCCGGCATCTGCTGGAAGATCTACCCAAGATCGCGCCCGGCTGGGGGGCGTTGCTGATCGGCATGGTCGTTCTGGGATGGGTCTTCAACAGCTTCCGGTTACGGTTACTGGCGTCCGGAATGGGGGGGCAGGTGCCTGCAGTCTGGAGTTTCGGTGCGGTCATCGCGACGGAATTTGCCGGCGCCGCATCGCCGGCCGGCGCAGGCGGCGCATTGACGTATGTGGCGCTGCTCAAACAACGGGGGATCCGCACGGCCCATGCGGCGGCGATGTATGCCATCGATCACTTCATGGACGGTGTATTCTTCGTTGTGGCCTTTCCCGTGGCGCTGCTTTCCCTCGCGCTTCACGGTGGGTTCAGTGATCCGGCCTGGTTGGTGGCGGTGACATTGGCGCTGTTCGGCATGGGGGCGGGCCTATTCTGGTTGTTGCTTCGCGAGCACCGATTCCTGATCCGGATGTTCGGGCGTGTCCTCCGGCCGTTCCGGCTCACGGCGCACCGTCGGCGCCGCATGGCGCGCTGGCTGATGCAGTTCCGGCAAGGGGTGCGTCTTGTGCTTCGTCTGCCGCGTTGGCAGCTCCTGTTGCTATTCATGTTCTGTGCCGGTCATTGGCTGCTGCGTTACAGCATCCTGGCCGTGGTGATCAGCATCATCGGCAGTTCGGTACCCTGGTCCTATCTGTTCGCCGTGCAGGGGGTGCTGCTGCTGTTCGGCCAGATCAGTTTTCTGCCCGGCGGGGCGGGTGGGGTGGAACTGGGCTATGCGGCCTTGCTCTCGCCCTTCCTCGATGCGGAGACCATCGGTCTGTCGCTTTTGCTCTGGCGCATGATCACCTACTACTTCTATCTGCTGGCCGGCTTGCCCGTTTTCTTGGCCATGCTGGGCGACCGCGCCTGGCGACTGCTTTCTCCGGCGGATAAGTAA
- a CDS encoding DUF2334 domain-containing protein codes for MSQAITLEKTLPARAPAALVLHDVAPQTQARCEALLDALSPWIAPHGPMPVTLLVVPRYHGADALSSYPAFRAWIDRRLLLGDEVILHGYTHTDERPVTGLRDWIERRIYTIEGEFARLDVDEAQTLLSSGLNELSACGWQSRGFVAPAWLTSPGARDALQALGFDWFATRTGLFDLQAGREIAATSLVWSVRAAWRRQLSQIYNQRLLDHLLHPDRASVPIRLGLHPVDADWPMAVAFWQQALARVLEQRAGATKSGVIDWQ; via the coding sequence ATGAGCCAAGCGATAACCCTGGAAAAAACCTTGCCCGCTCGGGCACCCGCTGCGCTGGTGCTGCACGATGTGGCACCACAGACGCAGGCGCGCTGCGAGGCCCTGCTCGACGCGCTGTCGCCGTGGATTGCACCGCATGGTCCCATGCCGGTCACCCTGCTGGTCGTGCCCCGCTACCATGGCGCGGACGCCTTGAGTTCCTATCCGGCCTTTCGCGCGTGGATCGATCGCCGCCTGCTTCTGGGCGACGAGGTGATTTTGCACGGCTATACGCATACGGATGAGCGCCCGGTCACCGGCCTGAGGGACTGGATCGAGCGGCGGATCTATACCATCGAAGGCGAGTTCGCGCGGCTTGACGTCGACGAGGCGCAGACGCTGCTGTCCTCGGGGTTAAACGAATTGTCGGCCTGCGGCTGGCAGTCGCGGGGTTTCGTGGCGCCGGCCTGGCTGACAAGTCCCGGCGCGCGTGACGCACTCCAGGCGCTGGGTTTCGACTGGTTCGCCACCCGCACCGGGCTCTTCGATCTGCAGGCCGGGCGTGAAATCGCGGCCACGTCCCTGGTCTGGAGTGTCCGTGCGGCCTGGCGTCGCCAGCTCTCCCAAATCTACAACCAGCGGTTACTCGACCATTTGCTGCACCCCGACCGCGCGTCCGTGCCCATCCGTCTCGGGCTGCATCCGGTGGACGCCGACTGGCCGATGGCCGTCGCCTTCTGGCAGCAGGCACTTGCCCGTGTTCTTGAGCAGCGTGCCGGGGCGACAAAATCCGGGGTGATCGATTGGCAATGA
- a CDS encoding glycosyltransferase, producing MHLTDITMFWGPASGGVRRYILAKRAFCAEHSGLRHTLLVPGATASESNEGVLAMRTLPAMRLIGGKGYRFPLRLQPWIDQLKDIRPDVIEAGDPYRLAWAAVRAGRALDVPVVGFFHSDLSRMTALRFGDWTREPIRRYIQHLYGHYDWVFAPSQVMADRLRSLGLTKVTAQPLGVDTVVFSPERRSQAVRRNLGIPDEARVLVYAGRNAIEKNLPTLFETVRRLGAPYHLLLIGPDMPRVDDIPMTIVDYVADIEVLAGLLASSDALVHAGDQETFGLVIAEGMAAGLPVIGINSSAVPELVDDTVGALAEAGSLDAFVAAVESVFARDPMALGQAARERVVRHFGWSVRFGQMFGRLAQLQHHGMIDDPSLKLLR from the coding sequence GTGCATCTGACCGATATCACCATGTTCTGGGGCCCCGCTTCCGGCGGCGTCCGACGATATATTCTCGCCAAGCGCGCCTTTTGCGCCGAACATTCGGGGCTTCGTCACACCCTGCTGGTGCCGGGGGCGACGGCGTCCGAATCGAACGAAGGCGTACTGGCGATGCGTACGCTTCCTGCGATGAGACTGATCGGCGGCAAGGGGTACCGTTTTCCGCTGCGTTTGCAGCCCTGGATCGACCAGCTCAAGGACATTCGGCCCGACGTGATCGAGGCGGGTGATCCCTATCGCCTCGCTTGGGCGGCCGTTCGTGCCGGTCGGGCACTGGACGTCCCCGTGGTGGGATTCTTTCATTCCGACCTGAGCCGCATGACGGCACTGCGCTTCGGCGATTGGACCCGCGAACCGATTCGACGCTATATCCAGCATCTGTATGGCCACTATGATTGGGTGTTCGCGCCCAGTCAGGTCATGGCCGATCGGCTTCGATCCCTGGGCTTGACGAAGGTAACGGCCCAGCCCCTGGGGGTCGACACGGTGGTGTTTTCTCCCGAGCGCCGGTCCCAGGCGGTGCGGCGGAATCTGGGTATTCCCGACGAGGCGCGGGTACTGGTCTATGCCGGCCGCAATGCGATCGAAAAGAATCTGCCGACATTGTTCGAGACGGTCCGCCGATTGGGCGCGCCCTACCACCTGCTGCTCATCGGGCCGGACATGCCGCGCGTGGACGACATCCCCATGACCATTGTCGATTATGTTGCGGATATCGAAGTGCTGGCCGGTCTGTTGGCCAGCAGCGACGCGCTGGTGCATGCGGGCGATCAGGAAACCTTCGGGCTGGTGATCGCTGAGGGAATGGCTGCCGGACTGCCGGTGATCGGAATCAACAGCTCGGCGGTGCCGGAACTGGTGGATGACACCGTGGGCGCCTTGGCCGAAGCGGGGAGTCTCGACGCCTTCGTGGCGGCGGTCGAATCCGTGTTTGCGCGGGATCCCATGGCATTGGGTCAGGCGGCTCGGGAACGGGTCGTGCGTCATTTCGGCTGGTCGGTGCGATTCGGGCAGATGTTCGGTCGACTGGCACAGCTGCAACACCATGGCATGATTGATGATCCCTCACTGAAGCTGCTGCGATGA
- a CDS encoding RelA/SpoT family protein has product MTLEISLMQYALDEPNDLLCAALDTRMDGDSLVRRACNLAGSVWDRNVTRARGPRAALLILDIGADRDTVLACILADPRLLGQVESQTLARDYGPVVADRVGQLQHLLTLGEQYRTHQQAIWLEHLRRLLLSSISDVRVMMIQLVHRLERLRGLPFEPDFAKRRAIAAETLDVYAPIAHRLGLGQLKWELEDLAFRHLEPETYKRIAQLLDERREEREAYIVQVRDMLHKGLAEAHIEARIYGRPKHIYSIWGKMQRKHLGFDGLFDVRALRIEVDSVSDCYAALSVVHHLFSPIESEYDDYIARPKDNGYQSLHTAVHALEGKIIEVQIRTRAMHEQAELGIAAHWRYKEGGQASEDAFTQELNRLRQALATGAPARPEVDQIFVFTPEGDIFAMPPGSTVLDYAYRVHTLVGHRCKGAKINGQIVPLKTRLQQADRIEILTQPQPAPSREWAQAGSGYLQSASARAKVRNWFHKLDLSAARQAGEQQCDRLFRRLGLNRAERADVVAALGLKSEEALYESVGRQRIDSATLLSAARAAHAHSPAAAQVAPPVPSIPVMAPTAELALDGLKAQPAGCCHPRPGDRVLAFITRGQGLRLHKVDCSNIRHLQAAYPERILSVDWPSTGKSWVLPLKLDLLVADVTRFWADLGPVLAPFKAHVVESRSRHERNTGLTDLYLLLELPGSTDVQEMLRRLQRLPAVESVQRRAS; this is encoded by the coding sequence GTGACGCTTGAGATTTCCTTGATGCAATATGCCCTGGATGAACCCAACGACCTACTCTGTGCTGCGCTCGATACGCGCATGGACGGGGACTCGCTCGTGCGCCGGGCTTGTAACCTGGCGGGATCGGTATGGGATCGAAACGTGACGCGTGCCAGAGGCCCCCGAGCGGCATTGCTGATTCTGGATATCGGGGCGGATCGGGACACGGTTCTCGCCTGCATTCTGGCAGATCCCCGACTGCTCGGACAGGTTGAGTCGCAGACCCTCGCCCGGGATTATGGTCCGGTGGTGGCCGATCGCGTCGGTCAGCTACAACATCTTTTGACACTCGGGGAGCAGTATCGCACGCATCAGCAGGCAATCTGGCTGGAGCACCTGCGTCGATTGCTGCTGAGCTCGATCAGCGATGTCCGGGTGATGATGATTCAACTCGTGCATCGTTTGGAACGTTTGCGCGGTCTGCCTTTCGAACCCGATTTCGCGAAGCGTCGGGCCATTGCCGCCGAGACGCTGGATGTCTATGCCCCTATCGCGCATCGGCTGGGTCTGGGGCAGCTCAAGTGGGAATTGGAGGATCTGGCGTTCCGTCACCTGGAGCCGGAAACCTACAAGCGGATCGCGCAGCTCCTGGATGAACGCCGGGAAGAGCGGGAGGCGTACATCGTCCAGGTCCGCGACATGCTGCACAAGGGCTTGGCCGAAGCGCACATCGAAGCCCGTATCTACGGCCGCCCGAAGCACATCTACAGTATCTGGGGAAAGATGCAGCGCAAGCACCTCGGCTTCGATGGCTTGTTCGATGTCCGGGCATTGCGGATCGAAGTCGACAGCGTGTCGGATTGTTATGCCGCCTTGAGTGTGGTGCACCATCTCTTCAGCCCCATCGAGAGCGAGTACGACGATTACATTGCCCGGCCCAAGGACAACGGGTATCAATCGTTGCACACGGCGGTGCACGCACTGGAAGGCAAGATCATCGAGGTGCAGATCCGGACACGGGCGATGCATGAGCAGGCCGAACTGGGGATTGCGGCGCACTGGCGCTACAAGGAAGGGGGGCAGGCCTCCGAGGATGCGTTTACGCAGGAACTCAATCGGTTGCGGCAGGCATTGGCGACCGGCGCCCCCGCGCGACCCGAGGTCGACCAGATCTTTGTGTTTACGCCGGAAGGCGACATCTTCGCCATGCCGCCCGGATCGACGGTTCTGGATTATGCCTATCGGGTGCACACGCTGGTTGGCCACCGCTGCAAGGGGGCCAAGATCAACGGGCAAATCGTTCCCCTGAAAACACGCCTTCAGCAGGCCGATCGCATCGAGATCCTGACACAGCCACAGCCGGCCCCCAGTCGGGAATGGGCTCAGGCGGGTTCGGGTTATCTGCAGTCGGCCAGTGCCCGGGCGAAGGTGCGGAACTGGTTCCACAAGCTGGATCTTTCCGCGGCACGCCAGGCCGGGGAGCAGCAATGCGATCGTTTGTTTCGCCGGTTGGGGCTCAATCGGGCCGAGCGTGCCGATGTCGTCGCCGCACTGGGATTGAAAAGCGAGGAGGCCCTATACGAGTCGGTCGGTCGGCAGCGGATCGATTCGGCCACCTTGCTGTCAGCGGCGCGGGCGGCTCATGCGCATAGCCCTGCCGCAGCACAGGTAGCGCCGCCCGTGCCGTCGATTCCCGTCATGGCGCCGACCGCCGAGTTGGCGCTGGATGGTCTGAAGGCCCAGCCGGCAGGTTGTTGTCATCCCCGCCCTGGCGACCGGGTGCTGGCGTTCATCACGCGCGGGCAGGGGCTGCGCCTGCATAAGGTGGATTGCAGCAACATTCGGCATTTGCAGGCGGCATATCCCGAGCGGATCCTGTCCGTGGACTGGCCCAGTACCGGAAAGTCCTGGGTGCTGCCCCTGAAGCTCGACCTCCTCGTGGCGGATGTCACGCGGTTCTGGGCCGATCTGGGGCCGGTGCTTGCGCCGTTCAAGGCCCATGTTGTCGAGAGCAGAAGCCGACATGAACGAAATACGGGGCTGACCGATCTATACCTGCTGCTGGAACTGCCGGGAAGTACGGATGTCCAGGAGATGCTCCGTCGCCTACAGCGACTGCCGGCGGTGGAATCTGTTCAGCGCCGAGCGAGTTAG
- a CDS encoding VIT1/CCC1 transporter family protein, translating to MSNIEIQSFDLHAEHHRINRNSWLRASVMGANDGIVSVSSLMLGFIASNASNHTIVLAGLAGLVAGAMSMAAGEYVSVQSQKDTEQADLAQEAHEIEHNYEFELGELTAIYVDRGLSESLAAQVARELMEKDALAAHARDELGLHEISRARPLQAAGSSAAAFSVGAGLPLLTALFVPHDILFGSVIAMTLAALIILGGMAAWTGGASIVRGASRVLVWGVLAMAATSLIGHLFGINP from the coding sequence ATGTCCAACATTGAAATTCAGTCCTTCGATCTACACGCAGAACACCATCGTATCAATCGCAATTCATGGCTGCGTGCCTCGGTCATGGGCGCCAACGATGGCATTGTTTCCGTCTCCAGCCTCATGCTGGGTTTCATTGCGTCAAATGCGAGCAACCACACGATCGTCCTTGCTGGGTTGGCAGGCCTGGTGGCTGGCGCCATGTCCATGGCAGCCGGCGAGTACGTCTCCGTGCAGTCGCAGAAAGATACGGAACAGGCCGATCTTGCTCAGGAAGCGCACGAAATCGAGCACAACTACGAATTCGAACTGGGCGAATTAACAGCAATTTACGTCGATCGCGGACTTTCCGAATCACTGGCCGCCCAGGTGGCTCGGGAACTAATGGAAAAAGATGCCCTGGCCGCACATGCGCGCGATGAACTTGGCCTGCATGAGATATCCCGCGCCCGACCGCTGCAGGCAGCGGGTTCATCCGCTGCTGCATTCTCGGTCGGCGCAGGCCTGCCGCTCCTCACAGCCCTGTTTGTGCCGCACGACATCCTTTTTGGGTCCGTCATCGCCATGACATTGGCCGCCCTGATCATCCTCGGTGGTATGGCCGCATGGACGGGGGGCGCGTCCATTGTACGTGGCGCGTCCCGGGTACTCGTCTGGGGCGTCCTCGCAATGGCCGCAACCTCCCTGATCGGCCATTTGTTCGGCATCAATCCCTAG